Within the Phycisphaerae bacterium genome, the region CAACGACTTCGTCACCTTCACCGCGATGGGCATGGGGCTTGCGGCGATGATGGACTCAGCCGTCGCCTGGGGCGACTACGACAACGACGGCGATCTGGACCTGGCTCTAGCCGGCTTCAGCGGCAGTGCGTTCCAGAGCAAGATCTACCGCAATGGCGCGACGGCGCCCAATACGCCTCCTGCGGCGCCGATGTGGTCACTTCCGCCAACGGTGTCCTGGAACAAGATGACGTTCAGTTGGAATCCCGGCACCGATATTGAGACGCCGCAGGCCGGATTGTCGTATAACCTGCGGTTGGGAACGGCTCCGGGCGGACAGGACGTGACGCCCGCGATGGCCGACCCAACCACCGGTTTCCGCCGCGTTCCGGCCCTCGGCAACGTCCAGGAGAACCTGCAGTGGTCGGTGATTGTCCACGTGCCCGGCACCTACTACGTGAGCGTGCAGACGGTCGATGCGGCCCTGGCCGGTTCGCCATGGGCGTCCGAACAGCCGGTCGTGGTGCCGCCGATTCCCGGCGACGCCGATCATGACGGTTCGGTGGACGTTGGCGATCTGGCCATTCTGGCCAGTAATTACGGAACGACCAGCGGCATGGGTTGGGCCGACGGCGACTTCAATGGTGACGGAGCGGTCGGCGCGGGCGACCTGGCCATCCTGGCCAGCAACTATGGCCAATGTCTTTGACGGCTGCATCGGGATGCTTCAGGCCGGGCGAAGGACGAGACGGATCGGACTACCATCTGAGCTTGCGCCAGCGTCGCCAGGCTGAGGCGCGGGCAGATCGCAGACGGCACGGAAGACCGGTGATACCATGCTCCGGTCCAGGACAGGAAAGACCCGCCACGGGGACTGATCCTCACAATCGCGACTTCCTGACAACGGCAAGCGGCCACATGGAACGGACAAAATACACCAGTAGGTTGACAAACCCACTTGCGGCACTACAATCGCGGCCAAACACGGTCATGAACAGGAGCCGGTCATGGTCGAACGCCAGCACAATGACGCTTACTACGTCAATTACGCCGATTTCTTTGACGGTCTCAAGCCGGCCGCAGGCCAGGAGAAGCTGCCGCTGAGGGTTTCCGGCGTCTCGCACCGCAAGGTATACGAAACACCCGAAGGCCCCAAGTGGAGCTGCTGGACCAGCCTGATGCAGTGGCCCGACGGCCGCCTGCGGGTGCTCTTCAGCAACATCGAAGGCACCTTCGACGGGCTGGAAAAGGGGTACCACTGGGAATACCTGACCCCCCTGCCGAAGGAAATGAGACGCGGCTGGCTGTCCCTGGACTCGGCCGACGGCGGCCGGTCGTGGCAAAAGCAGAGGTTCTACGACTGGTCCGACAGCACCAAATCGCTCGTGCTGCCGGCGCTGGCCCTGGACAATCGGACGCTGCTCGGAATCGGCGGACGGTGGTCCACGTGGGATATCGAGAAAAACAACTACCACTTCTACGGCGAGATCGCCTCCGTACGATCGACCGACGACGGACAGACCTGGAGCGAGCCGGTGGCGGTGAACGATCCGTCTCACAGCCTCCTGGTCTGGTGCCATCCGATCCGCCTGTCGGACGGTACGGTCGTGCTGCCCGCCTACGGCTGTCTGGACCATCCCGACCCCGCCAGCGGTACGATCTCTCCGGCCACTGACGCGGTGCTGTTCTTCTCAAGCGACAGCGGCCGCTCGTGGTCCGCTCCGCTGGTGGTCGCCCGCGGCCTGCCTGATCGGTCCAACGACGAACCGGAGGCGGTCGAACTGGCCAACGGCGACATTCTCGTGGTGATCCGCCACGCGAACCCGCAGGCGACCGGGGCGGAGGTCTATCTGAACTGCGGCCAGGTCGTCGTCCGCAAGACTGCCGACGGCTGGAAGGCGGGTCCGTGGACGACCACGCCGATGGGCTTTCGCGGCTTTCCCGCCCTGCTCCGGACGGCCGACGACGTCCTGGTCTGCGCGGGCTCGGGCAATCAGTTCAACTTCAGCCTCGACAATGGACAGACGTGGAGCCAGACGCTGCAACTGGGTGATCCGGCGGTCAACCGCCACAACCACTACCCTCGGCTGGTCGAAACCGCTCCGGGCCGGGTGCTGTCGGTCTACCACGTCGGCAACCACTGGCCCTACCCGCCGCCAGAAGACGAGTGGATCCACGCCACCGAACTGCATCTGGAGAGAGTCTAGGTAGCCATGGAAAGACATCCAGGCGGTGTCCCCTCATGGGATTCTCGTCCTTGATCAACTAGATCGCGCTACTACAATGACGTGCTGATCCTTTAGCCGGTTGGTCTCGTGGGACGACCACTCGGCCGACACCATCCGGTTTCGGATTCGACTCAAAGTGTGATTCAGGCGGAGCGGCAACATGTCACAGAAGAAGGGCATGTGGATGATCGAGCCGCAGCGGTCGGATGATCCGGTCATCGCGTTCGCATCTGAGGAGTTGAACCGCTACCTTTGTGCGATGGGCGTTCAGGAAGGCCCGCGGTTCGACCTGTGGATTGAATGCCCCGAAGCAATAGGCCTGCGCGAAGACGGGTTCCGGATCGAGTCCGAGGCGGCACGGGTCATCATCCGCGGCGCCGGCCCGCGCGGTGTGCTCTATGGCGTATACGCATTCTTGGAGCTTCAGGGCTGCCGGTGGATCGGCCCGGGCGACGAGGTCGTGCCGCAGCGGACGGTGGTGGAACTTCCCAAACGCCCGATCATCGAAGAGCCCGCGTTCGCGATGCGGGGGCTGATCGACGCCACGTGCTTCGGTGACCAGTTTACCCTCTCCCAGATCGACTGGTCGGCCAAGATGCGTTTGAATACGTATCACCCTCAGTGGACGATCGAGTCGTGGGGCCGGGGCGCCCATAGCCACTGGATGCCCGAGTTCCGCAAGCGGGGGTTTCTAATCCAAGCGGGGGCCCACGACCTGATGTCGCTGCTGCCGCGAACCGAACGTAACGTAGCCGAGCGTCCGGAGTACTTCCGTCTCAAGAACGGACAACGCACCGGCGATCACAATCTCTGCACCGCCAGCCGCGAGGCCTTGGGGGTGATCCAATCCAACTTCCGGCGGATTGTCGAGGCGTGTCCCGAGATCGTGATCTGGCACGCTTGGCCGGACGACCTTCCCGGCGGCGGCTGGTGCGAGTGCGACCGGTGCCGCGCCCTTTGCCCGGCGGACCAGTCGTTACGAGTAAGCAATGCACTGGCCGAAGTGCTCGAGGAAATGGGCTCGCCGGCAAAGGTCAGTTTCATTGCATATCATGACACTGTCTGCGAACCGATGACGGTGCGCCCGCATCCCAAGGTCGTCGCCCTGCTGTCGCTGACAGAGCGGTGCGAAGTACACGGCATTGGTGGGTGCCTACGATGCGAGAGCTACCGTCGCCAGGCTGAGCAGATCCGCGAGGCGGGCTTCGCCGATGTGCTGACCTTCGAGCGGTACATCGACTCGTTCAAGTTCCGTTGGATGCAGCCGGTCACGCCAAGGGCGATCTTCGACGACGCTCGGCACTTTGCCGGCTGGGCCAGGCGGCCGTTGGCCCACCAGTGCTTCGTGATCATGGCCCGCGAGTGGCATGCCGCCTATCCAAACTACATGCTCTTCGCCCGCGCGGTTTGGAACCCGAACGCGGACCCGAACGCCCTGCTTGAGGACTTCTGCCAACACTGGTACGGCCGGGCGTCCGAACCCATGCTGAAGTATCACCGGGCGATGGTCGAGTTGTTCGAACTGGCCCTGGTCGGCTGCCAGTACGTCGGGAGCAAAGGCGGCTCGCTGCTGCTCGAGCCGCTCGATACGAGCGATCGGTTCGCCCTGGAGCACGCGAGCCGGATCGAGCAGGCCCAGTCGAGGCAGAGCAATTGCCGACTGCTGCTGGAGACGGCCGCAAGCGAGGTCGGTGACGACGAGGTCCTGGCCGATCGCATTCGCAGCGAGATGGATATCCTGCGAATCACGGACATCGAACTGGAGGGTCTCCGCCAGGCTGTACTCGGGACACACCACCGGGCGGTTTTCCTGGATGGCGGCGGTCAGGAGCACCGCGAAAAGGCCCGGCAGGCCCTGGAGCGGGTCCTATCGTGGGAACGCGAGTACCGACGATTCATCCGTACGATCGGTCTGAACGACGAGCCGAATTGGTACGTCGACTGGCTCTGCAAAGAGATCGGAAAACGCCTGGCCGACGTGACATGAAAGGCCCGTCGGATCAACCTGCCTTCGGTGAGAATCGTGCGTTTTGCTGAAGGCGACGGAATCGCTTACGGCAGGCGCCAGCGCGACCAGAGGATGGCGCAGTTCTTGTGCTCGTGGTCGGCCCGCTGGTAGTAAACAGTGAAGATTTCCCCGGAGGGTAGCTCGATCGAAGCCGGATAGCCGTGGTCGCGGGGTGGAGCGTCGTCGCGAAGGATGTACTCATCCGACCAGACTGCCCCTTCGTCTCGGCTGATGATCACCCGGTGGCCCAGCGGCGGCTTGCGGTAGGAATAGACGCACACCACCGCGCCCGACGAGTGGCGGATCAGGTGCGGCGGCGAACCGTACCGGCGCAGGTCTTTGGCCGGCGACCAGGTCTTGCCGCCGTCCTCGGATTCGGTCTGAAACAGGCTGAAACTGATGTACTTCTCGTTGGGACGCTTCGCATATTCATAGCGGATCATTCCGAGGAGCTTGCCGGACGGCAGCTCAACCATGTGCGGTTCGTGGAAGTTGTCCGGATGGGTGTCATCCGCCAGCGGCACGCGCCCCAGCGTAGTCCAGGTCTTGCCGTCATCGGTACTGCGACAGGCGAGAATCTGGCCGATGGGTTCCACCCCGTGAAAGGGAAACTCCTTGCCCAAATAGAGCAGCGAACCGTCGGCCAGACGGATCGGCCCGTGCGGAGCCGAAACGGGAACCGGATAGAAGTCGGACCACGCGCAGCCGTCGGAACTGGTCCGCACCCAAGACCCCTGCCACTTGCGAACCACCTCATCGGACCAGGTGTCGAATACCGCCTGCCAGCGGGCGATCTCGTCGTCCGAAAGCTTGTAGCTCTCCCTGGCCCACGCAAAGAGGCTGCGAACGTCGTAGACGAACCACGAGACCAGCAGCCTCTCGCCGCCGAGCGAAATAATCCCCGCGTCGCGGTCGTCCAACGGCGTGTTGTTGATGACGTTCGGACCGATCCACGTCCTGCCTTCATCCGTCGACTCGAAGATCGAGGTTTTGCCCCACGGGCAGACGTGGTCGAAACGCGGGCCGGACGCGGCCGCCACCAGCTTGCCGGAGGCGGTCCGGGCCACCGACGGCCAACCGAAATAGCCGTGGCGGTCGTCAGGAAGGAAGCAAACGGTACCGTGCTCGGCGGAAAGACGCTGCTCGGACATGGGACGATCCTTTCTGGACAAAGGCCTACGTTGGACGGATTCTACGCTCCGCGACCACGGAATCAAGGGCGAGAACGTTCTCGACATGCCGGCAACCAAACCGGATCGAGCAGTCGTTGACCCTCGCCGGCACGCCGGGTAGACTGGGGCCAAAACACAATCGACGGAGGATGCGGACATGGTGACGGCGATCATTATGGTCAACGTGCGGCGAGACGCGGTCAACGAGACGGCACAGAAGATCCTCGAAATGGAAGGGGTCTCCGAGGTCTACTCGGTGGGCGGCGAATGGGATCTGGTGGTGATGGTGCGGGCCAAATCCAACGAGCAGCTCGCCGACGTCGTGACCAGCCGCATGCTCAAACTCGACGCGATCACCAAGACCACCACCATGATCGCGTTCCGAACCTACAGCCAGTACGACCTGGAACGGATGTTCAGCATGTAAGGCAAGCC harbors:
- a CDS encoding exo-alpha-sialidase, which gives rise to MSEQRLSAEHGTVCFLPDDRHGYFGWPSVARTASGKLVAAASGPRFDHVCPWGKTSIFESTDEGRTWIGPNVINNTPLDDRDAGIISLGGERLLVSWFVYDVRSLFAWARESYKLSDDEIARWQAVFDTWSDEVVRKWQGSWVRTSSDGCAWSDFYPVPVSAPHGPIRLADGSLLYLGKEFPFHGVEPIGQILACRSTDDGKTWTTLGRVPLADDTHPDNFHEPHMVELPSGKLLGMIRYEYAKRPNEKYISFSLFQTESEDGGKTWSPAKDLRRYGSPPHLIRHSSGAVVCVYSYRKPPLGHRVIISRDEGAVWSDEYILRDDAPPRDHGYPASIELPSGEIFTVYYQRADHEHKNCAILWSRWRLP
- a CDS encoding exo-alpha-sialidase; this translates as MVERQHNDAYYVNYADFFDGLKPAAGQEKLPLRVSGVSHRKVYETPEGPKWSCWTSLMQWPDGRLRVLFSNIEGTFDGLEKGYHWEYLTPLPKEMRRGWLSLDSADGGRSWQKQRFYDWSDSTKSLVLPALALDNRTLLGIGGRWSTWDIEKNNYHFYGEIASVRSTDDGQTWSEPVAVNDPSHSLLVWCHPIRLSDGTVVLPAYGCLDHPDPASGTISPATDAVLFFSSDSGRSWSAPLVVARGLPDRSNDEPEAVELANGDILVVIRHANPQATGAEVYLNCGQVVVRKTADGWKAGPWTTTPMGFRGFPALLRTADDVLVCAGSGNQFNFSLDNGQTWSQTLQLGDPAVNRHNHYPRLVETAPGRVLSVYHVGNHWPYPPPEDEWIHATELHLERV
- a CDS encoding Lrp/AsnC family transcriptional regulator, with the protein product MVTAIIMVNVRRDAVNETAQKILEMEGVSEVYSVGGEWDLVVMVRAKSNEQLADVVTSRMLKLDAITKTTTMIAFRTYSQYDLERMFSM
- a CDS encoding DUF4838 domain-containing protein; this encodes MSQKKGMWMIEPQRSDDPVIAFASEELNRYLCAMGVQEGPRFDLWIECPEAIGLREDGFRIESEAARVIIRGAGPRGVLYGVYAFLELQGCRWIGPGDEVVPQRTVVELPKRPIIEEPAFAMRGLIDATCFGDQFTLSQIDWSAKMRLNTYHPQWTIESWGRGAHSHWMPEFRKRGFLIQAGAHDLMSLLPRTERNVAERPEYFRLKNGQRTGDHNLCTASREALGVIQSNFRRIVEACPEIVIWHAWPDDLPGGGWCECDRCRALCPADQSLRVSNALAEVLEEMGSPAKVSFIAYHDTVCEPMTVRPHPKVVALLSLTERCEVHGIGGCLRCESYRRQAEQIREAGFADVLTFERYIDSFKFRWMQPVTPRAIFDDARHFAGWARRPLAHQCFVIMAREWHAAYPNYMLFARAVWNPNADPNALLEDFCQHWYGRASEPMLKYHRAMVELFELALVGCQYVGSKGGSLLLEPLDTSDRFALEHASRIEQAQSRQSNCRLLLETAASEVGDDEVLADRIRSEMDILRITDIELEGLRQAVLGTHHRAVFLDGGGQEHREKARQALERVLSWEREYRRFIRTIGLNDEPNWYVDWLCKEIGKRLADVT